One genomic window of Osmia bicornis bicornis chromosome 3, iOsmBic2.1, whole genome shotgun sequence includes the following:
- the LOC114879610 gene encoding teneurin-m isoform X2 produces MNYSQGKGRLYPAYSLSGSEGEENSPSLRSRTSAYPPNNHQTTQSHLNHYNASQHKQRAYQQQQQHPLYHMPSSGAGLSDTPTSGNASDETLTDSDLITVARDSALLVHNGCLLDNSAPRGPPDVPPRNPTMSRVNGRLPGSHTASDHERDPDLQPSCLVRSPSGGFYSIPKIPKNEYNNKNQSSGNSPIKVELQNNMDRVPLPYGHAPSMIPMRRQSIRCHFVKGVDWCSWKLIAMILLMVSLCITAVLAYVVVSSIVNRSYQGTKACTVLVGENADPKTLLSEGNKTSTSSTSSSQSNSRTRQQSSSGGSIKPSASMLEHVYIRKRRDTYNQHALHQTVASSFKPTVQLRSTVVQEDESSPRSSQPSALPLDEDRPGKIVHETAAYTDDPQPNETGSESGSSTTPMGTLLLALNLSDSSVTNLTPTTVASSSSVSVASYSYASSSVSLNRPSETPPGSGIELAYGHDSVIAVTTDPVTPEDVHSTGWTVDSGKVESSTVSEDDVSQHEESTLGIDTLDVENDTVSGVESLLESSTTGSSSVSTPGSTSDIEEPVPPVDESSAENSASEKNTSDNTSDVVKETRELSREDLSTEPDAPPTGLKSSEKSEELQRDYPLPIYNYGQEEVEIVKLNHGGESDTVTKTRLDRTSSFGNSVPRLGQNSDFRVITREESDEEFLREFEKKFREDDTPTDQEEAPKDTHIPPNVPVEPNPPLTQQVKIIEVPVDRSHPSPSSASSASSASSSPHRVLVNITIASSDSSSKPLYVLSVSVPTDGAHQTPEVHQREESGSNVVSNTNDNKLPPPPQPPSSPPPPLWAGGECECSCPCMGSASDEWDNFSAIDENNEHEIVNSSLSVEPNKMAEEEVVKENFSTTEENGGSTDWTTANYDTESSSVDLSCSGSTPLPPEPTILILEGARTFPARSFPPDGTTFAQVGLGQKLSKEIPPYSYWNMQFYQSEAAYVRFDYNIPRGASIGVYARRNALPTHTQYDLLEVLSGFKARTTRASHVSVIPSIKKEVTHYMEPGHWFLSLYNDDGDPQEVSFIAIIAEDMTHNCPNGCSGKGECLLGHCQCNPGFGGEDCSESVCPVLCSQRGEYINGECQCNPGWKGKECSLRHDECEVPDCNGHGHCTNGKCNCVRGYKGKYCEEVDCPHPTCSGHGFCAEGTCICKKGWKGADCSQMDKEALQCLPDCSGHGNFDLETQTCLCEPMWSGDDCSKELCDLDCGPHGHCVDNACDCLPGWSGELCNLKQCDPRCNEHGQCKNGTCLCVTGWNGKHCTMEGCPNSCSGHGQCRVSNDGQWECRCYDGWDGKDCNVLLEQNCNDGRDNDKDGLIDCADPECCSNHICRSSQLCVSAPKPIDILLRKQPPAITASFFERMKFLIDEGSLQNYARQETFNESRSAVVRGRVVTHLGTGLMGVRVSTSTPLEGFTLTRDDGWFDLLVNGGGAVTLQFGRSPFKPQSHIVFVPWNEVVIIDKIVMSTAEEKQPFHVPHACAAHDYDLMKPVVLATWKHGFQGACPDKSAILAESQVIQESLQIPGTGLNLVYHSSRAAGYLSTIQLQLTPEVIPPTLNLIHLRITIEGILFEKIFEADPVIKFTYAWNRLNVYRQRVYGVTTAMVKVGYEYRDCKDIIWDVQTTKLSGHDMSISEVGGWNLDIHHRYNFHEGILQKGDGSNIYLKQKPRVILTTMGDGHQRPLDCYDCDGQASKQRLLAPVALATAPDGSIFVGDFNLVRKILVDGTVRTVVRLNATRVSYRYHIALSPLDGSLYISDPESHQIIRVRDTNDYSDPDHNWETVVGSGERCLPGDEAHCGDGALARDAKLAYPKGVAISADNVLYFADGTNIRMVDRDGIITTVIGNHMHKSHWKPIPCEGTLNVEEVHLRWPTELAINPLDNSLHMIDDHMVLQLAPDGRVKVVAGRPLHCASPSSSFDTELATHATLVMPQSIAFGPSGNLYIAESDSQRINRVRVIGTDGKISPYAGAESKCNCLERGCDCFEADHYLASTSKFNTISAVAVSPDGVVHIGDQANYRIRSVMASIPDASGAREYEIYSPDTQEIYVFNRFGQHVATKNILTGETVYQFTYNVNTSNGKLSTVTDAAGNKVFLLRDYSSQVNSIENTKGQKCRLRMSRMKMLHELSTPDNYNVTFDYHGPTGLLKTKLDSTGRSFVYNYDEFGRLTSAVTPTGKVISLTFDLSLKGAVVKVGQNNRKPISMLIKGSSVVTKVGEAEQRTTVLADGSVGQVTPWAHTVSTDTLPYSVLAEIEPLLGESYPVPAKQRTEIAGDLANRFEWRYFLRKLQSNKNRGNSKSVAQVGRKLRVNGDILLSLEYDRETNSVAVFMDDVELLNVTYDRTARPVKWGPRNGIFSGVELEYDRFSRLTSWTWGDISETYGFDRAGRLYEIKYSDGTSMVYAFKDMFSSLPLKVTTPRGSDYLLQYDEAGALQSLTTPRGHIHAFSLQTSLGFYKYQYYSPMNRHPYEILYNDDGQILAKVYPHQSGKVAYIYDHTGKLETTLAGLSSIHYTYQETTSLVHSIDINEPNFEMRIEYKYHAGIVKDEKIKFGSKSGLDNARYRYQYDGNARISSIEVDINGKQLPQLRLKYNQNLGILEGVGDLRIYRNLFNRSVMQDSSKQFFTVTDYDEHGRVKTVLMNIRSLDVFRMELEYDNRNRIKMRKMLIGKDSMEKEWAKIEKITYNADGHVLEVAETENNWQYAYDENGNVIGVTEHNEKIALGYDSGDRVVQYGDVEFNSYDSRGFVVIRGEHKYRYNSRGQLIHASEHKKFQIWYFYDDRGRLVAWNDDRENITQFFYANPKTPDLITHIHFPKSAKTFRFLYDARNFLMTVETSEQRFYVATDQNGSPIALFDTNGNLIKEMRRTPFGKIIKDTNPDFYLPIDFHGGLLDPITKLVYLNKRLYDPTVGQWMTPAWEQMANELTTPTDIFIYRFRNNDPVNFKQNVEYMTDLSSWLKLYGYDISAMLGSEYMKHMVYQPTATVTSPQLTPDFGVMSGLQCIVNRVHEKFSDLGFVPKPLLKLEPKTRNLLPRVAHRRAVFGEGILVSRIGGRALVSVVDGVNSVVQDVVTSVFNNSYFLPLHFSVHDQDVFYFVKDNALKIRDDMEELRRLGGMFNVSTYETTEHGVGTWKELKLHNPDAAVVIRYGADPEQERHRILKHIHKRAVERAWEIEKQLVMAGFQGRGDWSKEEKDELISRGAVNGYEGVDIHSVHRYPQLADDPGNVAFTRDTKRKRRKSGNRRNRIHRHDS; encoded by the exons GGTGTTTGCTGGACAATTCGGCGCCGCGGGGCCCGCCCGATGTGCCACCCCGTAACCCTACAATGAGCCGTGTCAACGGAAGATTACCAGGAAGTCATACAGCCAGCGATCACGAGCGTGATCCTGATCTTCAGCCGTCCTGTCTCGTACGCAGCCCGTCCGGCGGCTTCTACAGTATACCAA agATACCGAAGAATGAGTACAACAACAAGAATCAGTCCTCAGGGAATAGTCCAATAAAGGTCGAGCTGCAGAACAACATGGACAG AGTACCTTTACCGTACGGGCACGCGCCCTCAATGATCCCAATGAGGAGACAAAGCATTCGTTGTCATTTTGTGAAAGGGGTTGATTGGTGCAGCTGGAAATTGATCGCAATGATACTGCTTATGGTTTCCTTGTGCATAACAGCAGTGTTGGCCTATGTCGTAG TTTCGAGCATAGTGAACCGGTCTTACCAAGGTACAAAAGCGTGCACGGTGTTGGTGGGCGAGAACGCGGACCCGAAAACTTTATTATCAGAGGGTAACAAGACGTCCACGTCGAGCACGTCGTCGTCGCAGTCGAACAGCAGAACGCGTCAACAATCGTCGTCAGGAGGTAGTATTAAACCGTCGGCTAGCATGTTAGAGCACGTGTACATCCGTAAGCGTAGGGATACGTATAACCAGCATGCGTTGCACCAAACTGTCGCATCATCCTTTAAACCCACCGTACAGCTGCGCTCGACCGTGGTCCAAGAAGACGAATCATCGCCACGGTCTTCGCAGCCATCGGCCCTCCCATTAGACGAGGATCGTCCTGGTAAGATTGTGCATGAAACGGCTGCGTATACGGATGATCCTCAGCCAAATGAAACCGGAAGCGAATCAGGATCGTCTACGACTCCCATGGGGACGTTGCTGCTTGCCCTGAATCTCTCTGACTCTTCGGTTACTAACTTGACTCCTACAACTGTCGCCTCTTCGTCCTCTGTCTCTGTTGCCTCTTATTCGTACGCCTCCTCTTCCGTTTCACTTAACCGGCCTTCCGAGACCCCACCAGGGTCTGGGATCGAATTAGCTTACGGTCATGATTCGGTCATCGCCGTTACTACTGATCCAGTTACCCCGGAAGATGTCCACTCCACTGGCTGGACCGTGGACAGTGGTAAGGTAGAAAGCTCAACCGTCTCTGAAGATGACGTTAGTCAACACGAAGAGTCTACGTTGGGTATAGATACTTTGGACGTTGAGAACGATACCGTTAGTGGTGTAGAATCGCTGCTTGAAAGTTCTACCACTGGCTCATCGAGCGTAAGTACTCCTGGCTCCACGAGTGATATCGAGGAGCCGGTGCCACCGGTGGATGAATCTTCGGCAGAGAATTCGGCAAGTGAAAAGAACACCTCTGACAATACTTCGGACGTAGTGAAGGAAACTCGAGAGCTCTCCCGGGAGGACCTGTCGACAGAACCCGACGCTCCTCCTACTGGCTTGAAAAGTTCCGAGAAATCCGAAGAACTCCAACGGGACTACCCTTTACCGATTTATAATTACGGCCAAGAGGAAGTGGAGATCGTGAAGTTGAATCATGGCGGGGAGTCGGATACCGTGACGAAGACGAGGCTGGATCGGACTAGCAGCTTCGGCAACAGCGTTCCCCGTCTAGGTCAGAACAGTGATTTCCGAGTGATCACCAGAGAGGAAAGCGACGAGGAGTTCCTGCGGGAGTTCGAGAAAAAGTTTCGCGAGGATGATACACCGACGGACCAGGAAGAGGCCCCGAAAGATACTCATATTCCTCCTAACGTCCCGGTTGAACCTAACCCGCCATTAACCCAGCAAGTGAAAATCATCGAGGTGCCGGTTGATCGGTCTCACCCATCACCTTCATCCGCCTCATCGGCATCATCGGCATCATCGTCGCCGCATCGTGTGCTTGTGAACATAACCATCGCTTCGAGCGACTCATCCTCGAAGCCGCTTTACGTGCTCTCCGTGTCCGTGCCCACGGACGGCGCTCACCAGACGCCCGAAGTTCACCAGCGGGAGGAATCGGGCTCGAATGTGGTTTCTAACACGAATGATAACAAACTGCCCCCGCCGCCGCAGCCTCCTTCGTCGCCGCCACCCCCTCTGTGGGCGGGCGGCGAGTGCGAGTGCTCCTGCCCGTGCATGGGCTCCGCTTCTGACGAGTGGGACAATTTTTCAGCAATCGACGAGAACAACGAGCATGAGATAGTTAACTCGAGTCTGTCTGTAGAGCCAAACAAGATggcggaggaggaggtggTGAAAGAGAATTTCTCGACCACCGAGGAAAATGGCGGATCTACCGATTGGACCACCGCGAATTACGACACTGAATCGAGCAGCGTCGACTTGTCGTGTTCTGGGTCCACCCCGTTACCCCCAGAACCCACTATACTGATCCTGGAAG GTGCCAGAACTTTCCCAGCCAGGTCTTTCCCACCTGACGGCACGACTTTCGCTCAGGTCGGTCTTGGCCAGAAGCTGAGCAAAGAAATTCCACCGTACAGCTACTGGAACATGCAATTCTACCAATCGGAAGCCGCGTACGTGCGGTTTGACTACAATATCCCACGTGGCGCGAGCATCGGCGTATACGCGCGGAGGAATGCCCTTCCCACGCACACGCAATACGATCTGCTGGAGGTGTTAAGCGGCTTCAAGGCGAGGACCACTCGGGCGTCCCATGTTAGTGTTATT CCTTCGATCAAGAAAGAAGTGACTCACTATATGGAGCCTGGTCATTGGTTTCTCTCGTTGTACAATGATGATGGAGATCCACAGGAGGTGTCTTTTATAGCCATAATCGCTGAAGATATGACGCACAATTGTCCTAACGGGTGCAGCGGAAAGGGTGAATGTTTGCTGGGTCACTGTCAATGCAATCCTGGCTTCGGTGGAGAGGATTGCAGCGAAAGTGTCTGCCCGGTTCTCTGTAGCCAGCGTG GAGAATACATAAACGGAGAGTGTCAGTGCAACCCCGGCTGGAAAGGGAAGGAGTGTTCCCTGCGCCACGACGAATGTGAAGTGCCCGATTGCAATGGACATGGCCACTGCACCAACGGGAAGTGTAATTGCGTGCGCGGTTATAAAGGAAAGTACTGCGAGGAAGTGGACTGTCCTCACCCAACCTGTTCCGGTCACGGTTTCTGCGCCGAAGGTACTTGCATCTGTAAGAAAGGATGGAAAGGTGCGGATTGCAGTCAAATGGACAAGGAAGCACTGCAGTGTCTACCAGACTGCAGCGGACATGGGAACTTTGATCTTGAGACGCAGACCTGCCTATGCGAGCCTATGTGGTCTGGCGATGACTGTTCGAAAG AATTATGCGATCTGGACTGTGGGCCCCACGGCCACTGCGTGGACAATGCCTGCGACTGCCTGCCCGGATGGTCCGGCGAATTGTGCAATTTGAAGCAATGCGATCCAAGATGCAATGAACATGGTCAATGCAAGAATGGAACATGCTTGTGCGTGACTGGGTGGAACGGGAAACATTGTACCATGGAAGGTTGCCCGAATTCGTGTTCTGGTCATGGCCAGTGCAGAGTCAGCAACGATGGCCAGTGGGAGTGCAGGTGTTACGACGGCTGGGATGGCAAAGACTGCAACGTGCTTCTTGAACAGAATTGCAACGACGGAAGAGACAACGATAAAG ACGGTCTGATCGATTGCGCGGATCCGGAATGTTGCTCGAATCATATATGCCGTAGCAGTCAGCTTTGCGTGTCGGCCCCGAAGCCGATCGATATACTTCTGCGAAAGCAACCGCCGGCTATCACCGCTTCCTTCTTCGAGaggatgaaatttttaatcgaCGAGGGTAGTTTGCAGAACTACGCCCGACAAGAAACCTTCAACGAGAG CCGTTCGGCCGTCGTTCGTGGCCGAGTTGTCACGCACCTTGGCACCGGACTAATGGGAGTACGAGTTAGCACCAGTACACCCCTGGAAGGTTTCACTCTGACGAGAGACGACGGTTGGTTCGATCTCTTGGTGAACGGTGGAGGCGCGGTCACCCTGCAGTTTGGCAGGTCGCCCTTCAAGCCGCAAAGCCACATAGTCTTTGTACCTTGGAACGAG GTGGTAATTATCGACAAGATCGTGATGAGCACCGCTGAGGAGAAGCAACCCTTCCATGTCCCTCATGCCTGTGCCGCCCACGACTACGACCTAATGAAGCCGGTGGTCTTGGCCACTTGGAAGCACGGCTTTCAGGGCGCTTGTCCTGACAAGAGCGCCATTTTAGCAGAGTCCCAGGTCATCCAAGAGAGTCTTCAAATACCAGGCACTGGTTTGAACCTTGTTTACCACAGCTCCAGAGCAGCCGGATATTTGTCCACCATTCAGTTGCAACTGACACCCGAAGTCATTCCACCGACTCTTAATTTAATTCACCTGAGAATCACCATTGAGGGCATTCTATTTGAGAAGATATTCGAGGCGGATCCTGTGATCAAGTTTACATACGCGTGGAACCGACTGAACGTATATAGACAACGAGTCTATGGTGTGACTACAGCTATGGTGAAGGTGGGGTATGAGTACAGGGACTGTAAGGACATCATCTGGGACGTGCAAACGACGAAGCTCAGCGGCCACGATATGTCCATATCTGAAGTTGGAGGTTGGAACCTGGACATCCATCACAGGTACAACTTCCATGAAGGCATTCTGCAGAAAGGAGACGGATCGAACATCTACCTAAAGCAGAAGCCTCGAGTAATACTTACAACCATGGGCGATGGGCATCAGAGGCCTCTGGATTGTTACGATTGCGATGGACAGGCCTCCAAGCAGCGACTGCTAGCGCCGGTTGCTCTTGCCACAGCTCCAGACGGCTCCATCTTCGTCGGAGACTTCAATCTCGTTAGGAAAATCCTCGTCGATGGCACTGTCAGGACCGTCGTTCGGCTGAA TGCTACAAGAGTCTCCTACCGCTACCACATTGCCCTGAGTCCTCTGGACGGTTCCCTGTACATCTCTGATCCGGAGTCCCATCAGATCATCCGCGTGCGCGACACTAACGACTATTCCGACCCAGATCACAACTGGGAGACGGTGGTTGGTTCGGGAGAGCGGTGTCTCCCTGGGGACGAAGCTCACTGTGGCGATGGTGCACTGGCTCGGGACGCTAAATTGGCGTATCCCAAGGGGGTCGCCATATCAGCCGACAACGTTCTGTACTTCGCCGATGGGACCAATATTAGGATGGTCGACAGGGACGGTATCATCACCACGGTGATCGGCAATCATATGCACAAGTCGCACTGGAAGCCCATTCCTTGCGAGGGCACATTGAATGTAGAAGAGGTTCATCTGCGGTGGCCCACTGAATTGGCTATTAACCCTCTGGATAATTCCCTTCACATGATAGACGACCATATGGTGCTGCAACTGGCTCCAGATGGTAGAGTCAAGGTGGTAGCTGGTCGTCCTCTCCACTGCGCCTCGCCGTCCTCCTCGTTTGACACCGAGTTGGCGACACACGCTACTCTGGTGATGCCGCAGAGCATCGCATTCGGCCCGTCCGGAAACCTGTACATCGCCGAGAGCGATTCGCAGCGAATCAACCGCGTGAGGGTGATCGGAACCGACGGCAAGATCTCCCCTTACGCCGGCGCGGAGTCGAAGTGCAACTGTTTAGAGCGCGGCTGCGATTGCTTCGAAGCCGACCACTACTTGGCGTCCACTTCCAAGTTCAATACCATCTCCGCTGTTGCCGTATCCCCTGACGGAGTGGTTCACATCGGTGATCAGGCGAACTATAGGATCCGATCAGTGATGGCCAGCATCCCAGACGCCAGTGGCGCCAGGGAGTACGAGATCTACTCGCCGGACACCCAGGAAATCTACGTATTCAACCGATTCGGGCAGCACGTGGCTACTAAGAACATCCTGACAGGGGAGACAGTGTACCAATTCACGTACAATGTGAACACCAGTAATGGTAAACTCAGCACGGTCACTGACGCAGCAGGTAACAAGGTGTTCCTGCTGAGGGACTACAGCAGCCAGGTGAACTCCATCGAGAACACGAAGGGCCAGAAGTGCAGGCTTCGAATGTCTAGGATGAAGATGCTTCACGAGCTGAGCACGCCCGATAACTACAACGTTACGTTCGATTATCACGGGCCCACTGGGCTGCTGAAGACCAAATTGGACAGCACGGGCAGGAGTTTTGTATACAACTACGATGAATTCGGCAGACTAACCAGCGCAGTCACTCCTACGGGCAAGGTAATCAGTCTGACCTTCGATCTTAGCCTGAAAGGAGCTGTGGTGAAGGTGGGGCAAAACAACAGGAAGCCTATTTCGATGCTGATCAAGGGATCCTCGGTTGTTACGAAGGTTGGAGAGGCAGAACAGAGGACTACTGTCCTGGCCGATGGATCCGTTGGCCAGGTAACACCCTGGGCCCATACAGTCAGCACCGATACCTTGCCTTACTCGGTCCTGGCTGAAATCGAGCCTCTGTTGGGTGAGAGCTACCCAGTGCCCGCTAAGCAGAGGACTGAAATTGCTGGAGATTTGGCGAACAGATTCGAGTGGCGATACTTCCTCAGAAAGCTTCAGTCCAACAAAAATAGAGGCAATTCAAAGTCTGTTGCTCAAGTTGGCAGGAAGCTACGGGTTAACGGTGATATTTTGCTGTCTCTTGAATACGACAGAGAAACCAATAGCGTAGCTGTATTTATGGACGATGTAGAGCTTTTGAATGTGACCTACGATAGAACAGCGAGACCAGTGAAATGGGGTCCGAGGAATGGTATCTTCTCTGGAGTGGAATTGGAGTACGACCGCTTCAGTAGACTGACCAGTTGGACTTGGGGGGATATCAGTGAGACTTATGGCTTTGACAGAGCTGGGCGGTTATACGAGATCAAATACAGCGATGGTACGTCTATGGTGTATGCCTTCAAAGACATGTTCAGTAGTCTTCCACTGAAAGTGACTACGCCAAGGGGAAGCGACTACTTGCTACAGTACGATGAAGCTGGGGCATTGCAGTCTTTAACCACACCAAGAGGACACATTCATGCGTTCTCGTTGCAAACTTCGTTAGGATTCTACAAGTATCAATACTACTCGCCCATGAACAGACATCCGtatgaaattttgtataatgaTGACGGGCAGATTTTGGCGAAGGTATATCCACATCAAAGCGGCAAAGTTGCTTATATCTACGACCACACTGGGAAATTGGAGACTACTCTTGCTG GATTATCTTCGATCCACTACACATACCAAGAAACAACGAGCTTGGTCCACAGCATTGACATCAACGAACCAAACTTCGAAATGCGCATTGAGTACAAGTACCATGCTGGTATCGTCAAAGACGAGAAAATCAAATTCGGTAGCAAGAGCGGCCTGGACAATGCTCGGTATCGTTACCAATACGATGGTAATGCAAGAATTTCCAGCATTGAAGTGGACATCAATGGTAAACAGCTTCCTCAGTTACGGCTGAAGTACAACCAGAATTTGGGCATACTGGAAGGAGTCGGTGACCTTAGGATATACAGGAACCTGTTTAACCGATCAGTCATGCAGGACAGTAGCAAGCAGTTCTTCACGGTCACCGATTATGATGAACATGGACGGGTTAAGACTGTCCTTATGAATATTCGGTCACTGGATGTCTTCCGTATGGAGCTGGAGTATGATAATCGTAATCGCATAAAAATGAGGAAGATGTTAATTGGAAAAGATTCCATGGAGAAGGAATGGGCGAAGATAGAAAAGATCACGTATAATGCGGATGGACATGTCCTAGAGGTGGCAGAAACTGAGAACAATTGGCAGTATGCTTATGACGAAAATGGTAACGTGATTGGAGTGACGGAACACAATGAGAAGATTGCTTTGGGTTATGACAGCGGCGATCGTGTGGTCCAATATGGCGACGTTGAGTTCAATTCGTATGATAGCAGAGGATTCGTCGTCATTCGAGGGGAACATAAATACAG GTACAATTCGCGTGGTCAACTGATTCACGCATCAGAGCACAAGAAGTTCCAGATATGGTACTTCTACGACGACCGCGGACGCCTGGTGGCCTGGAACGACGACCGCGAGAACATCACGCAGTTCTTCTACGCGAATCCAAAGACGCCGGACCTGATCACGCACATTCACTTCCCGAAATCCGCGAAAACCTTCCGGTTCCTCTACGACGCCCGCAACTTCCTTATGACAGTGGAAACCTCCGAGCAGAGGTTCTACGTGGCGACGGATCAAAATGGTTCCCCCATAGCATTATTCGACACCAATGGAAATCTGATCAAGGAGATGAGACGCACGCCATTTGGCAAAATCATTAAGGACACCAACCCAGATTTCTACCTGCCCATCGATTTCCATGGTGGACTCCTGGACCCGATCACAAAACTGGTCTACCTGAACAAGAGGTTATATGATCCAACTGTTGGACAATGGATGACGCCAGCCTGGGAACAAATGGCGAATGAACTCACTACTCCGACCGACATTTTCATTTACCGCTTCCGCAACAATGATCCAGTGAACTTCAAACAGAACGTCGAGTACATGACTGACCTCTCCAGTTGGCTGAAATTGTACGGCTACGACATCTCCGCCATGCTGGGCTCGGAGTACATGAAGCACATGGTGTACCAGCCGACCGCTACCGTCACGTCTCCCCAATTAACACCAGACTTCGGCGTCATGTCTGGGTTACAGTGCATCGTGAATCGCGTGCACGAGAAATTCTCCGACCTAGGATTCGTTCCTAAACCTTTGCTGAAACTGGAACCAAAGACGAGGAACCTTCTTCCGCGAGTGGCCCACCGGCGTGCCGTTTTCGGTGAAGGTATCTTGGTATCCCGGATCGGTGGACGGGCGTTAGTCAGTGTGGTGGATGGTGTGAACAGCGTCGTCCAAGACGTGGTCACCTCGGTGTTCAACAACTCCTACTTCCTACCTCTCCACTTCAGTGTGCATGATCAGGATGTGTTCTATTTCGTGAAGGACAACGCGCTGAAGATTCGTGACGATATGGAGGAGCTGCGCCGTCTGGGAGGCATGTTCAACGTGTCTACTTACGAGACCACGGAGCACGGAGTGGGCACTTGGAAGGAATTGAAGCTGCATAACCCGGATGCCGCGGTAGTGATCAGGTACGGGGCTGATCCTGAACAGGAGAGGCATAGGATATTGAAACACATTCATAAGAGGGCCGTGGAAAGAGCCTGGGAAATCGAGAAGCAGTTGGTTATGGCTGGTTTCCAAGGCAGAGGAGACTGGTCAAAGGAGGAGAAGGACGAACTGATCAGCCGGGGGGCAGTGAACGGCTACGAGGGTGTAGATATCCACAGTGTCCACAGATATCCCCAACTAGCCGATGACCCCGGTAATGTTGCCTTCACTAGGGATACGaagaggaaaaggaggaagagtGGGAACAGGCGCAATAGGATTCACAGGCACGACTCGTGA